ACTGCTGCCGGAGAGCACCTCCCCGCGCGGCCGCAGCGGAGCGCTGATGTCCCATCGGCGCAGCACTTTGTCGGTGCTGGCGGTGATCAGGTGCCCGCCGTCCTCGCTGAACGCCACGGACATCACCGCGCTGGCGTGGCCGGTCAGCGGCTGCCCGATCTCGCGCTGGTCGCGGGTGCTCCACAGGCGCACCGACTCGTCGTCGCTCCCGGTCGCGAGGGTCGCTGAGTCCGCGCTGAACGCGACCGACCACAACCGGCCCGTGTGCCCGATCAGCGGCTTGCCGACAGGGGCTGCGGACGCGACGTCCCACAGGCGCGCGGTGTGGTCGGAACTCGCGGTCACCAGCATCGTGCCGTCCGGGCTGATGGCCACCGCCCGGACCACCTCGGAGTGGCCCTTCAGCTCGCGGGAAACGGGGACCGGCGCCGTCAGATCCCAGATCCTCGTGCTGTCCCCGCCGCTCACCAGCGTCTTGCCGTCGGGGGAGAGCGCGACCGAGCTGACCGTGCTGGTGTGCGCGACAAGGGGCTGCCCGATGGGACGCGGGCGGGCAGGCTCCGAGACGTCCCACAGGCGCACCTTCCCGTCCGAGCCGCCGGTCGCGAGCAGTCGACCGTCCTGGCTGAGGGCCGCTGCCATGACGGCGTCGCCGTGCCCGGTCAGCGGTTCGCCGATGGGGCTGCGGGTGACGGGGTCCCAGAGCCGGACCGTCTCGTCCTCGCTCGCCGACGCGACGAGCCTGCCGTCCCCGCTGGCCGTGACGGCCCTGATCGCTCCCCGGTGACCGTCCAGCCTGGTGGTGAACAAGGCGTGCTGAGCGGAGATCGTTCGCGCGTAGGCGTTCTGGTCCTCCGGGCGCAGTGCGGCGGCCGCCAGGTTGAGCCGGGCCGCCAGCGAGGGGTCGGTGCCGGCGACCCGTTCGACGGCCGACACCAGGTGGGCGTACCGGGCCTCGTCGCGTTGCCGGACAACGACCACAGTGGACAGTGCGGCGATGAGCGCGAACACGAGGACGACCGCGACGCCGCTCCTGCGAGCCCACCGCACCCGCCGGTCCTGCCGCTCCGACCGGGCCAGGAACGCCCGGGTCGCCTCCCCGGAGTCCGCCGAGACCCAGCCCCGCACGGTGGCCAGCCGGGCGCCGCGGTAGAGCAGGGACGGGTCGTGCCCGGCGCGGGCCCACGCCTCGGCGTCCTCGTCCACCCGTTGCCGGGCAAGGATCGCCTCGCGGTCCTCGTCGAGCCAGTTCCGCAGCCGCGGCCACGCCCGCAGCAGGGCTTCGTGGGTGATCTCCACCGACCCCGCGTCCAGCGTCACCAGCCGGGACGCGGCCAGGATCTCCAGCGCCGCCGCCGCTGCCTCGGAGCCGGCGAGGTCGTCCCGGGTGGTGCGCCTGCGGGTGTCCTTGCCGTCCTTGTCGATGCGGACGAGCCGCAGCAGCATCGCCCGCGCCGCCCTCCTGCCCGGCTCGTCCAGCCGCGACCACACCCGTTCCGCGGTGGCCGCGACCGCGCCGTGGATGCCGCCGGTCGCCCGGTACCCGGCGATGGTGAGGCGGTTGCCCTGGCGGCGCTTCCAGGTTCCGAGCAGCGCGTGGGACAGGAGCGGGAGCGCTCCGGCGTCGGTGCCGAGATCGCGCTGGAGCACTTCGACGAGGCCGGGTTCCAGGTGCAGCCCGACGGCCTTGGCGGGTGCCGTGATCGCTTCCCTGAGCTGCCTCTGCGCCATCGGCCCGAGGACGAGCTGCCGATCCTGCAAGGCCTCCACGAGCTCGGGGTGGGCCAGGCAGTGGCCGTAGAAGTCGGCGCGGACCCCGATGACGACGACGGCGCGCTCGCTGGTCTCCCGCAGCCGCGCGACGAAGTCCTGCCGCGCGTCCTGGTCGGCGGTGAGGGTGAACAGCTCCTCGAACTGGTCCACGATGAGCACCGGCGCTTCGGCCAATTCGAGTTCCGCGCCGGGAGTCACGTATTCGACGTCATCACCGAGAAGCGGCATCAGCCCGGCTTTGAGAAGCGAGGACTTGCCCGCCCCGGACGCGCCGACCACCATCACGGTCCCGCCGGTTTCGCGCGCGGCCTCCACCATGCGGAAAAGGTCCTGGGTGACCTGTTCCCGTCCGAAGTACCAATCCGAGTCCTCTCGCCGAAAAGGCGCGAGCCCCCGATAAGGGCAGACGTTGACGTCCGGCTCGGCGAGTGCGGTACCGGAGGCCGCCACCTCCCACAGCGAACGCCAGGAATTCAGGTCGTACAAACCGGGAATGCGGGGCGTCGGCCGCTGCTTCCGGGCTTCCCCGATCAGGATCTCCAGCACCGCCGCGAACCCGGGGAACCGCGCGGGGACGCTGCGGCCGCGCCGCCAGTCGCTGATCCGCTGGACGCTGACGCGCACGGGCCGCCCGTCCTGGTCGACCCTCCGGGCCCTGGCGATCGTCTCCGCGACCCGCTTGAGCGGCGGGTCGCCCGCCTCGGCGTACAGCAGCGTGAACCGCTCCATGAACGCCCCGCGGGGGTCACCGCTGCCCATGACGCGACCCTAACGGCCCCGGTTCCGGACCGGAAAGCCGAGCCACACCCGGTGAACTGCTGTTTTGCCAACCCCTTCGGAACTCGGGCTTTCCGGAGTCCGGTGCGGCGGCCAACCTTGTCCCGGACGCGCTCCCCGGAACTCTGGGGGAGAACACGGGGAGTGCGTCAGGCAGCGGCCGCTGCGGGGTCTTGGGGGTCTGGGGGAAAGGGGCCCCGCAGCGGCTCACGGGGTCACGAGCAGTGACTCCAACGCGGGACGCAACGGCGCGGTGATCTCCACGGGTCGCCGCGCCTTGCGGTCCACGAAGACGTGGACGAAGTGGCCTTCGGCCAGCAGATCGTCATGCCGGTAGAGCCCCAGTTCGTAGCGCACGCTCGACCGGCCGAGACGGCCCACCCGCATGCCCACCGCGATCGTTTCCGGGAATGCCGCGGGTGCTTTGTAGGAACAGTGCGACTCCACGCACAGGCCGATCATGTCGCCGTTGTGGATGTCCAGCCCGCCGCTCTCGATGAGCCAGGTGTTGATCGCGGTGTCCATGAAGGAGTAGTAGGCCGCGTTGTTCACGTGGCCGTAGATGTCGTTGTCCTTCCATCGCGTCGGCACGTCCTGCCAGTGGACATAGCTCACGCTTTCCCCTTTTCTACGTGGTTTTGTGCCGCGCGTAATGCTGCCGCGCTTTCGCTCTGTTGCCGCAACGGGCCATCGAGCACCACTGGCGGTTCCTGGCCGGAGAGCGGTCCACGAAGCGCAGCCCGCAGGTGTCCGAGGCGCAGATCCGGATCGCCGACGGCTCCAGGAGCAGCTTGATCGCGTCCGCCGCCGCCGCGCCCAGCGCCGAGGCCACCGGCTCCTCGGGAGCGGGAACGTGGGCGACCGGCTCGCGCCGCGGGGTCAGGCGCAGCTGGAGCGGTGGCTGGTGGTGCCGCGCCGCCCACGCGTTGAGCGCGTCGACGTCGGCTTCGTCCAGCTGCCCTCGGAGCACCCGGTCGATCGTCTCCCGCAGTTCCCGCGCGGCGCGGAGGTAGGGCAGCGCCTGCGCCGCGGTGACGTCGGCGAGTTCGGCCAGCCGCAGCCACTCCGCGAGCGCGTCGGCCTCGTCCAGCAGCTCCCGGGCGCCGGTCTTGCGGTCGCGCAGCGTGTTCACCAGGTCGACGCTCGCCCGCCCGCCGTCCCAGATCCAGTCCCGCATGGCCATCGTCCCTCCTTGTCCGGAGAGTGTGCCGCACGCTACCGTCTCTAACCATCTTAGACAGTTAGGAGGCGGTCATGGGTGAGGTCGCGCTGGTGAACGGGCTGCGGATGCACTACCGACGCGCGGGGGAGGGGTCGCCCGTGGTGCTGCTGCACGGGTGGCCGCAGACGGGTCACTGCTGGCGGTTCCTGATGCCGGAGCTGGCCCGCGAGCACACCGTCATCGCGCCTGACCTGCGTGGATACGGCCTGACGGACAAGGCGAGGACCGGCTACGATAAGCGCACGATGGCCTCCGACGTTTCAGTGCTGATTGAAACTCTGGGCTTCGAGCGCGCGACCGTGGTGGGCCACGACCGGGGTGCGCGCGTCGCCCACCGCTGGGCGCTGGACCGCCCGGACCAGGTGGAACGGCTCGTGGTGATGGACGTGGTGCCGATGCGGGCGATGTGGCAGCGGATGGACGCCAAGTTCGGCGCGGCCTACTGGCACATGCTCTTCCACCTCCAGCCCGACCTGCCGGAGCGCTTGGTGGGCAACGACGTCGCCGGCTACCTCGGGTACTTCTTCGAGAAGTGGACGGTGAACCGCCACGGCCTCGAACCCGGAGCCATCGCCGAGTACGTCCGCGCGTTCTCCGCCCCCGGAGCGCTGCGCTCGGGCTTCGACGACTACCGCGCCTCGATCTCCGACGACGCCTCGCTCGACGACGCCGACTTCGAGGCGGGCCGCCGCCTGGAGATGCCGGTGCTGGCGTTGTGGGGCGGGGCGGGCCTGCTCAACTCGCTGCCCGCGCTGGACATCTGGCGCGAGTACGCCAACGACGTCCGCGGCCGGGCTATCCCGGAGTGCGGCCACTTCCTGCCCGAGGAGCGCCCCGCGGAGGTGCTCGCGGAACTGCGCGCGTTCCTGGCCGAGTAGCGGAAACGGTCGAACCCAGTGGTGATCACGCAGCGTGGCCCGGGCACACTCCCGGTCGGGCAAGCGGCGAGAGGGGCGCGCGTGAACGAGGGGACGGGCCTGCGGCGGGAGCTGTCAGGTCGTCAGGTGGGCATGATCGCCCTCGGCGGGGCGATCGGCACCGGGCTGTTCCTCGGCTCCGGACTGGCGATCTCGCTGGCCGGGCCCGCCGTGGTGGTGGTCTACGCCGTCGCCGCGGTGGTCGCGCTGGCCCTCGCCTACGCGCTGGCGGAGATGACCGCCGTGCACCCGGAGGCGGGCGGTTTCGGGGCGATCTCGCACCGCTACCTCGGGCCGCTCGCCGGGTTCGTGCAGCGCTGGCTCTACATCGTCGCGCAGGTGGTCAACATCGGCAGCGAGGTCGTCGCCGCCGGGCTCTACGTCCAGTTCTGGTGGCCGGACGTGCCGCTGTGGGCGCCCGTCGTCGGGTTCTCCGTGCTGATCCTGACCGTGAACACGCTCTCGGTCCGCTTCTTCGGCGAGTTTGAGTACTGGTTCGCGATGATCAAGGTCGCGACCATCGTGGTGTTCATCGGGATCGGGGTGTACTTCCTGCTCTTCGGCTTCGCCGGGCACCCGTCGCCCGGCCTGTCCGCGGTCACCGGCCACGGCGGGTTCCTGCCGAACGGGCTCGGCGCCGCGTGGCTGGCGCTGAGCGTGGTGACCTTCAGCTACATGGGCACCGAGGCGGTCACGCTCACCGCCGCCGAGTCGCGCGACCCCGAGCGCGACGTGCCCAGGGCCGCGCGGAGCATGGTGCTGCGGCTCGGCCTGTTCTACGTGCTGGGCACGGCGGTCCTGGTGCTGGTCGTGCCGTGGACGGAGGCGGCGGGCACCGAGGGCATCACGCAGAGCCCGTTCGTCCGGTTGTTCGAGTACGCGGGCATTCCCGCCGCGGCCGGGGTGATGAACTTCGTCGTGCTGACCGCGGCCCTGTCCGCGATGAACACCAACCTCTACCTCAGCTCGCGGATGGCGCACTCGCTGGCGATCGTCGGGCACGCCCCGCGCTCGCTGCTGAAGATCAGCTCGCGCGGTGTGCCGACGCGCTCGCTCGCGGTGTGCGCCCTCGGCCTGGTCCTGGCCGTGCTGGCCTCGGTGTTCTCGCCGCAGCAGGCCTTCCCGCTGCTGATCGGCGCCGCGCTGTTCAGCGGGCTCATGGCGTGGATCATCATCTTCGCCACGCACGTCGCGTTCCGCCGGGCCAGGGACCGCGAGGGGGCTCCGCCGTCGCCGATCCGGCTGCCCGGCGCCCCGGCGACCTCCGTGCTCGCCGCGGTCATGCTCGTCGCGGTCCTGGTCACCACGGGCTTCACCGACCAGTTCTTCGTGGCGTGGCTGGCCGGGCCGCCGTTCCTGGTGCTGCTCGTGCTGGCGTACCTGCCGGTGCGCCGCCGGGCCGCCGCGCGCGCGGCCGAACCCGCCACCTAGACTGCTGTTCCGTGGCTCGTCAGGCGCTGATCGCCCCCTCCATCCTGTCCGCGGACTTCGCCCGTCTCGCCGAGGAGGCCGCCGCCGTCGGCGGTCCCGACGGCGCCGACTGGCTGCACGTCGACGTCATGGACGCGCACTTCGTGCCGAACCTGACGCTCGGCCTGCCGGTGGTGAAGTCGCTGCGCAAGGCGACCGAGATCCCGCTGGACTGCCACCTCATGATCGAGGATCCGGACCGGTGGGCGGTCGGCTACGCCGAGGCGGGCGCCTACAACGTGACCGTGCACGCCGAGGCGGCCGGGGATCCGGTGAAGATCGCCAAGGACCTGCGGGCCGCGGGTGCCAAGGCGGGCCTGTCGGTCAAGCCCGGAACTCCGCTGGAGTCCTATGTGGACGTCCTGAAGCACTACGACACCCTGCTGGTGATGTCGGTGGAGCCGGGCTTCGGCGGGCAGTCGTTCATGCCTGAGGTGCTGGACAAGGTGCGCACCGCGCGGCGGCTGGTCGACACCGGGCACCTGAAGCTCGTCGTGGAGATCGACGGCGGGATCAACGCCGACACCATCGAGCAGGCCGCGGAGGCGGGGGTGGACTGCTTCGTCGCGGGATC
The window above is part of the Allokutzneria albata genome. Proteins encoded here:
- a CDS encoding nSTAND1 domain-containing NTPase — protein: MGSGDPRGAFMERFTLLYAEAGDPPLKRVAETIARARRVDQDGRPVRVSVQRISDWRRGRSVPARFPGFAAVLEILIGEARKQRPTPRIPGLYDLNSWRSLWEVAASGTALAEPDVNVCPYRGLAPFRREDSDWYFGREQVTQDLFRMVEAARETGGTVMVVGASGAGKSSLLKAGLMPLLGDDVEYVTPGAELELAEAPVLIVDQFEELFTLTADQDARQDFVARLRETSERAVVVIGVRADFYGHCLAHPELVEALQDRQLVLGPMAQRQLREAITAPAKAVGLHLEPGLVEVLQRDLGTDAGALPLLSHALLGTWKRRQGNRLTIAGYRATGGIHGAVAATAERVWSRLDEPGRRAARAMLLRLVRIDKDGKDTRRRTTRDDLAGSEAAAAALEILAASRLVTLDAGSVEITHEALLRAWPRLRNWLDEDREAILARQRVDEDAEAWARAGHDPSLLYRGARLATVRGWVSADSGEATRAFLARSERQDRRVRWARRSGVAVVLVFALIAALSTVVVVRQRDEARYAHLVSAVERVAGTDPSLAARLNLAAAALRPEDQNAYARTISAQHALFTTRLDGHRGAIRAVTASGDGRLVASASEDETVRLWDPVTRSPIGEPLTGHGDAVMAAALSQDGRLLATGGSDGKVRLWDVSEPARPRPIGQPLVAHTSTVSSVALSPDGKTLVSGGDSTRIWDLTAPVPVSRELKGHSEVVRAVAISPDGTMLVTASSDHTARLWDVASAAPVGKPLIGHTGRLWSVAFSADSATLATGSDDESVRLWSTRDQREIGQPLTGHASAVMSVAFSEDGGHLITASTDKVLRRWDISAPLRPRGEVLSGSSGVVYAVVTRAAGNVLVTGGEDAALRFWAQPPGLLTGHTASVHAAAIRSSDYVLATAGEDLTVRLWDARDPLHPKALGQPLTGHTGVVRSAAFVPGSRLLATSGDDRRVVFWDVSDPANARLAAQLDVGGGETAWKVAFSPDGRTMATAVYGKDVRLWDTTDPLRPRSLGGVHEGAVWADFDPRGGTLVTSGPDRTVRLWDMANPAAPKQLGQPLTEHTGPVWTGAFSPDGRSLATSASDRTIRLWDITDRLHPRPGPVLTRHGETTTGVAFSPDGRRLAASGSDHVVRIWNLDTGDRLTFTGHHDLIWSVIFSPDGRSLATTSSDGSARLWTLDAGRVADRVCAQTRGVLTPELWRETVPQLPYTDPCSR
- a CDS encoding acyl-CoA thioesterase, producing MSYVHWQDVPTRWKDNDIYGHVNNAAYYSFMDTAINTWLIESGGLDIHNGDMIGLCVESHCSYKAPAAFPETIAVGMRVGRLGRSSVRYELGLYRHDDLLAEGHFVHVFVDRKARRPVEITAPLRPALESLLVTP
- a CDS encoding CGNR zinc finger domain-containing protein, whose translation is MAMRDWIWDGGRASVDLVNTLRDRKTGARELLDEADALAEWLRLAELADVTAAQALPYLRAARELRETIDRVLRGQLDEADVDALNAWAARHHQPPLQLRLTPRREPVAHVPAPEEPVASALGAAAADAIKLLLEPSAIRICASDTCGLRFVDRSPARNRQWCSMARCGNRAKARQHYARHKTT
- a CDS encoding alpha/beta fold hydrolase produces the protein MGEVALVNGLRMHYRRAGEGSPVVLLHGWPQTGHCWRFLMPELAREHTVIAPDLRGYGLTDKARTGYDKRTMASDVSVLIETLGFERATVVGHDRGARVAHRWALDRPDQVERLVVMDVVPMRAMWQRMDAKFGAAYWHMLFHLQPDLPERLVGNDVAGYLGYFFEKWTVNRHGLEPGAIAEYVRAFSAPGALRSGFDDYRASISDDASLDDADFEAGRRLEMPVLALWGGAGLLNSLPALDIWREYANDVRGRAIPECGHFLPEERPAEVLAELRAFLAE
- a CDS encoding amino acid permease, coding for MNEGTGLRRELSGRQVGMIALGGAIGTGLFLGSGLAISLAGPAVVVVYAVAAVVALALAYALAEMTAVHPEAGGFGAISHRYLGPLAGFVQRWLYIVAQVVNIGSEVVAAGLYVQFWWPDVPLWAPVVGFSVLILTVNTLSVRFFGEFEYWFAMIKVATIVVFIGIGVYFLLFGFAGHPSPGLSAVTGHGGFLPNGLGAAWLALSVVTFSYMGTEAVTLTAAESRDPERDVPRAARSMVLRLGLFYVLGTAVLVLVVPWTEAAGTEGITQSPFVRLFEYAGIPAAAGVMNFVVLTAALSAMNTNLYLSSRMAHSLAIVGHAPRSLLKISSRGVPTRSLAVCALGLVLAVLASVFSPQQAFPLLIGAALFSGLMAWIIIFATHVAFRRARDREGAPPSPIRLPGAPATSVLAAVMLVAVLVTTGFTDQFFVAWLAGPPFLVLLVLAYLPVRRRAAARAAEPAT
- the rpe gene encoding ribulose-phosphate 3-epimerase, whose translation is MARQALIAPSILSADFARLAEEAAAVGGPDGADWLHVDVMDAHFVPNLTLGLPVVKSLRKATEIPLDCHLMIEDPDRWAVGYAEAGAYNVTVHAEAAGDPVKIAKDLRAAGAKAGLSVKPGTPLESYVDVLKHYDTLLVMSVEPGFGGQSFMPEVLDKVRTARRLVDTGHLKLVVEIDGGINADTIEQAAEAGVDCFVAGSAVYDGKDPGKAVRALRRQVLDSAR